A region of Paenimyroides aestuarii DNA encodes the following proteins:
- a CDS encoding TraB/GumN family protein codes for MKKIVKTIFTATLTVVSLVASAQTKNSLLWEISGKGLEKPSYVFGTIHIICQDDYLMTETIENTLQNADAYYAEINLGDPEGMMTMQKAMFSNVSLSKRLNANQYQEMKRLLKDVLDIDIAQFENLSNTAIISMITVKSFPCTDFKMYEMELLQTALKQQKKLGGLETIEQQIEIMSNSLNEDNIIQMLKELANDGFSSTKEMVEFYKAQNIEGLYELMKKNSYMTDSVYNEILTKRNHNWMQEMPQLMKNQSVFFAVGAGHLSGSNGVLELLKKEGYTIKPIQIQ; via the coding sequence ATGAAAAAAATTGTAAAAACCATTTTTACAGCTACATTAACAGTTGTTTCGCTGGTAGCATCTGCCCAAACTAAAAACAGTCTATTATGGGAAATTTCAGGTAAAGGTCTAGAAAAACCATCGTATGTTTTTGGAACCATCCACATAATTTGCCAAGACGATTATTTGATGACGGAAACCATTGAGAATACTTTACAAAATGCGGATGCATATTACGCAGAGATTAATCTAGGCGATCCTGAAGGTATGATGACCATGCAAAAGGCAATGTTCAGCAACGTTTCTCTTTCTAAAAGATTAAATGCTAATCAATATCAAGAAATGAAAAGACTTTTAAAAGATGTTCTTGATATAGATATAGCCCAATTTGAAAACCTTTCAAACACAGCGATCATTAGCATGATTACTGTTAAATCGTTTCCGTGTACAGATTTTAAAATGTATGAAATGGAATTGTTGCAAACCGCCTTGAAACAACAAAAAAAGCTAGGTGGTTTAGAAACAATTGAGCAGCAAATAGAGATTATGAGCAATTCTTTAAATGAAGATAACATTATTCAAATGCTAAAAGAACTTGCAAATGATGGTTTTTCTTCCACAAAAGAGATGGTTGAATTTTACAAAGCCCAAAACATTGAAGGTTTATATGAGCTTATGAAAAAAAATAGCTATATGACCGATAGTGTTTATAATGAAATACTTACCAAACGCAACCACAATTGGATGCAAGAAATGCCACAGCTTATGAAAAACCAATCGGTATTTTTCGCAGTTGGCGCAGGTCATTTAAGCGGAAGTAATGGCGTTTTAGAACTATTAAAAAAAGAAGGCTATACCATAAAACCTATTCAGATACAATAA
- the rplS gene encoding 50S ribosomal protein L19, with protein sequence MSLDLVKFVQDEFVTKKDFPNFSAGDTITVYYEIKEGEKTRTQFFKGVVIQRRGSGATETFTIRKMSGNVGVERIFPMNMPALQKVELNQRGKVRRARIFYFRELTGKKAKIKELRRK encoded by the coding sequence ATGTCTTTAGATTTAGTAAAGTTCGTACAAGACGAGTTTGTTACAAAAAAAGATTTTCCTAATTTCAGTGCAGGTGATACTATTACTGTTTACTATGAAATTAAAGAGGGTGAAAAAACAAGAACGCAGTTCTTTAAAGGTGTAGTAATCCAAAGAAGAGGATCTGGCGCTACTGAAACTTTTACAATCCGTAAAATGTCTGGTAACGTTGGTGTTGAACGTATTTTCCCAATGAACATGCCAGCTTTGCAAAAAGTTGAATTGAACCAAAGAGGTAAAGTTCGTAGAGCACGTATTTTCTACTTCAGAGAACTTACAGGTAAAAAAGCTAAAATTAAAGAATTACGTAGAAAGTAA
- a CDS encoding DUF4369 domain-containing protein, with translation MKKLFLLLISVAAMVSCSDKKAGNTHITGEIKGLKQGTLYVQQLKDSMLITLDSVVLKGTSTFETSFDLQEPEVLYLGLNRGTTQSMDNLILFFAEPGDLKINSSLDNFSSGAVVEGSKNQDLYAKYLETRAIYTNKQTDLVRSIILAQQNQQTAKADSLENVLNRTKRRYYWNAVNFALKNNKNEVAPYITLTDVATMNNNHLDTIYNNLSPEVAKSKYGVILKNYLELVGK, from the coding sequence ATGAAAAAGTTATTTTTACTACTAATAAGTGTGGCTGCGATGGTTTCGTGTAGCGACAAAAAAGCGGGAAACACACACATAACCGGCGAAATAAAAGGGTTGAAACAAGGAACCTTGTACGTGCAGCAATTAAAGGACAGTATGTTGATAACGCTAGACAGTGTAGTGTTGAAAGGAACTTCTACTTTTGAAACATCATTTGATTTGCAAGAACCCGAAGTTTTGTATTTAGGATTGAACCGTGGAACGACACAGTCTATGGACAACCTGATTTTGTTTTTTGCTGAACCAGGAGATTTAAAAATCAATAGTTCGTTAGATAATTTCTCAAGCGGAGCAGTAGTAGAGGGTTCTAAAAACCAAGATTTATATGCAAAATATTTAGAAACAAGAGCTATTTATACCAACAAACAAACCGATTTGGTTCGATCTATTATTTTGGCTCAACAAAACCAGCAAACAGCTAAAGCAGATAGTTTAGAAAATGTATTGAACCGCACCAAACGCAGGTATTATTGGAATGCAGTGAATTTTGCACTGAAAAATAATAAAAACGAAGTAGCTCCGTACATTACATTGACCGATGTTGCCACTATGAACAATAACCATTTAGATACTATTTATAATAATCTGTCGCCCGAAGTTGCAAAAAGTAAATACGGTGTTATTCTTAAAAATTATTTGGAATTGGTTGGGAAATAA
- a CDS encoding YbaB/EbfC family nucleoid-associated protein has product MFGDLMGMMGKLQEAQKKVEETKQRLNTVLIDEQSADGLLKVTVTANRQIRTIDINDELLSDKEQLEDYLILTLNKALEKAGAINEAELAAAAKDGMPNIPGMDLFK; this is encoded by the coding sequence ATGTTTGGAGATTTAATGGGTATGATGGGAAAATTACAGGAAGCCCAGAAAAAAGTAGAAGAAACAAAACAACGTTTAAATACGGTTTTGATTGATGAACAATCGGCCGACGGATTATTGAAGGTTACGGTCACAGCAAACCGACAAATTAGAACCATAGATATCAATGATGAATTGTTAAGCGATAAAGAACAACTAGAAGATTATTTGATTTTAACGTTGAATAAGGCATTAGAAAAAGCCGGAGCAATTAATGAAGCCGAACTCGCTGCTGCTGCAAAAGACGGAATGCCAAATATTCCAGGAATGGATTTATTTAAGTAG
- a CDS encoding S9 family peptidase has protein sequence MKNTIKEPIAKIKPTNLEKHGDVRTDNYYWLNQREDQEVIDYLEAENAYYNEMTAHTKDFQKDLFEEMKSRIKEDDASVPYFKNGYWYITRFEKDKGYPIYSRKKGTLDAPEEIMFDCNELAKGHAYFQLGGLNISDDNKFAAFGVDTVSRREYTIQIKNLETGEILPTKIEKTTGGSTWAADNKSLFYSRKDEQTLRADRIFKHTLGTNVAQDELIFNEKDETFSTYVYRSKSRKYLIIASESTLTSEYQILEASNPNGDFRVFQKRTRGLEYSISHYNDHFYIVTNKDNATNFKLMITPETATTKENWKDLIPHRKEVLLEGIDIFKDYLVVSERFNGLSQIKIMPWQNPDGVYYLPFDSETFTVYTTTNVDFDTEILRFGYQSLATPSSVIDFNMRTKEKTVKKEQEVLGGTFNKDNYTEERVWATAADGTKIPISLVYKKDLKKDGTNPLLQYAYGSYGSTMEPYFSTVRLSLLDRGFIYAIAHIRGGEDLGREWYENGKLLKKKNTFTDFIDCSKFLIDQKYTSPKHLYAEGGSAGGLLMGVVLNEAPELYNGVIAQVPFVDVVTTMLDDSIPLTTGEYDEWGNPNEKEYYEYMKSYSPYDNVKAQDYPNLYISTGFHDSQVQYWEPAKWIAKLRTLRTNKNLLFLDTNMDAGHGGASGRFEALKEVAKEFAFILDLEGIKK, from the coding sequence ATGAAAAACACTATAAAAGAACCTATTGCCAAAATAAAACCTACCAATTTAGAAAAACACGGCGATGTTCGCACAGATAATTACTATTGGCTGAATCAGCGCGAAGACCAAGAAGTGATTGATTATTTGGAAGCAGAAAACGCTTATTACAATGAAATGACGGCGCATACCAAAGATTTTCAGAAAGATTTGTTCGAAGAAATGAAAAGCCGTATTAAAGAAGATGACGCTTCTGTTCCGTATTTTAAAAACGGATATTGGTACATTACACGTTTTGAAAAAGACAAAGGATATCCTATTTATTCACGTAAAAAAGGTACTTTAGATGCGCCGGAAGAAATCATGTTTGATTGCAACGAACTGGCAAAAGGGCATGCTTATTTTCAATTAGGTGGATTAAATATTAGCGACGATAATAAATTTGCTGCTTTTGGGGTGGATACCGTTTCGCGCCGAGAATATACCATACAGATTAAAAATTTGGAAACAGGTGAAATTTTGCCTACCAAAATAGAAAAAACAACAGGTGGAAGCACATGGGCTGCCGATAATAAATCGTTGTTTTATTCGCGTAAAGATGAACAAACCTTGCGTGCCGACCGTATTTTTAAACATACCTTAGGGACCAATGTGGCACAAGATGAACTAATCTTTAATGAAAAAGACGAAACTTTTTCTACTTATGTATATCGATCAAAGTCGCGTAAATACTTAATTATTGCTTCTGAAAGCACTCTTACATCTGAATATCAGATTTTAGAAGCATCGAACCCCAACGGAGATTTTCGCGTTTTTCAGAAACGCACCCGCGGATTGGAATACTCGATTTCGCATTACAACGATCATTTCTATATCGTTACCAATAAAGACAATGCTACCAATTTCAAGTTGATGATTACGCCCGAAACAGCTACCACCAAAGAAAATTGGAAAGATTTAATACCGCATCGCAAAGAAGTGTTGCTAGAAGGAATCGATATTTTTAAAGATTATTTAGTGGTTTCTGAACGATTTAATGGGTTGTCACAAATAAAAATAATGCCTTGGCAAAACCCCGATGGCGTATATTATTTGCCTTTTGACAGCGAAACCTTCACCGTTTATACAACTACAAATGTTGATTTTGATACAGAAATTCTTCGCTTTGGCTACCAATCGTTGGCAACACCTTCTTCAGTAATCGATTTTAACATGCGTACCAAAGAAAAAACGGTTAAAAAAGAACAAGAAGTTTTAGGCGGAACATTCAATAAAGACAATTATACCGAAGAACGCGTTTGGGCAACGGCTGCCGATGGAACTAAAATTCCAATTTCGTTGGTTTACAAAAAAGATTTGAAGAAAGATGGAACCAATCCGCTGCTGCAATACGCTTATGGTTCGTATGGTTCAACCATGGAACCTTATTTCTCAACCGTTCGTTTAAGTTTGTTAGACCGTGGATTTATCTATGCAATTGCACATATTCGCGGAGGTGAAGATTTGGGCAGAGAATGGTACGAAAACGGAAAACTGCTTAAAAAGAAAAACACATTTACCGATTTTATTGATTGTTCAAAGTTTTTAATTGATCAAAAATATACATCGCCTAAACATTTGTATGCCGAAGGTGGGTCTGCCGGTGGTTTGTTAATGGGTGTGGTTTTAAACGAAGCACCTGAATTGTACAATGGTGTGATTGCTCAGGTTCCGTTTGTAGATGTGGTTACTACGATGCTTGATGATTCCATTCCGTTGACTACTGGGGAATACGATGAATGGGGAAACCCCAACGAAAAAGAATATTATGAGTATATGAAATCCTATTCGCCATATGATAACGTAAAAGCGCAAGATTATCCGAATTTATATATTTCCACAGGTTTCCACGATTCGCAAGTGCAGTATTGGGAACCAGCAAAATGGATTGCAAAACTGCGAACGCTGCGAACCAACAAAAATTTATTGTTTTTAGACACCAATATGGATGCCGGCCACGGCGGTGCATCAGGTCGTTTTGAAGCTTTAAAGGAAGTGGCTAAAGAATTTGCTTTTATCTTAGATTTGGAAGGTATTAAGAAGTGA
- a CDS encoding helix-turn-helix domain-containing protein yields MNIKPLKTEADYIEALSRLEVLFDAKVGTPESDEADILAILIDEYEKKNFPITAPDPIEAIKIRMEEMQLKQADLIDKIGGKSKVSEILNRKRKLTVKMIRNLTVKLNLSSSLLIEEY; encoded by the coding sequence ATGAATATAAAACCTCTGAAAACGGAAGCAGATTATATAGAAGCATTGTCAAGATTAGAAGTTCTTTTTGATGCAAAAGTCGGCACGCCTGAAAGTGATGAGGCAGATATTCTTGCTATATTGATAGATGAATATGAAAAGAAAAACTTTCCGATAACAGCTCCCGACCCAATTGAAGCTATAAAAATAAGAATGGAAGAAATGCAGTTGAAACAAGCAGATTTGATTGATAAGATAGGCGGAAAAAGTAAAGTGTCTGAAATATTAAACAGAAAAAGAAAACTTACTGTTAAAATGATTCGTAATTTAACAGTAAAACTAAACCTTTCGTCTTCTTTATTGATTGAAGAATATTAG
- a CDS encoding type II toxin-antitoxin system HigB family toxin, with amino-acid sequence MERIFAKSTLREFWEKHSDSEQYLKTWYDTVKNSVWNNPNEVKKTYVNASILKSNRIVFNIKVNSYRLIAKFNFEKQWVFIRFIETLTEYDKIDANTI; translated from the coding sequence ATGGAAAGAATTTTTGCGAAAAGTACACTGCGTGAGTTTTGGGAAAAGCATTCGGATTCTGAACAATATTTGAAAACATGGTATGACACTGTAAAAAATTCTGTTTGGAACAATCCAAATGAAGTGAAAAAAACCTACGTGAACGCAAGTATTCTGAAAAGCAACCGAATTGTATTTAACATTAAAGTAAATAGTTACAGATTGATTGCTAAATTTAATTTTGAAAAACAATGGGTTTTCATTCGTTTTATTGAAACACTTACAGAATATGATAAAATTGATGCGAACACCATTTAA
- a CDS encoding PLP-dependent cysteine synthase family protein yields the protein MKEEIQAHEHILDFIGNTPLIKLKKIAQGLKGNFFAKVEAFNPGHSSKDRIALHIVEEAERRGILKPGSIIVETTSGNTGFSIAMVSIIKGYECILAVSSKSSKDKIDMLQAMGAKVYVCPANVSADDPRSYYSVAKRIHEETAGSVYINQYFNELNIDAHYKTTGPEIWKQTAGKITHLVACSGTGGTISGTARFLKEQNPNIRVLGVDAYGSVLKKFHETHEFDPKEIYPYRVEGMGKNLIPTATDFSVIDQFMKVTDEDAAHTAREISKTEGIFVGYTSGAAFQAVRQFAETGEFNENSNVVVIFPDHGSRYMSKIYSDDWMREQGFFDNQKVEESQIEYVK from the coding sequence ATGAAAGAAGAGATCCAGGCGCATGAGCATATTTTAGATTTTATAGGCAATACACCGCTTATTAAATTAAAAAAAATAGCTCAAGGTTTAAAAGGCAACTTTTTTGCTAAAGTAGAAGCTTTTAATCCGGGGCACTCATCAAAAGACCGTATTGCACTGCATATTGTGGAAGAAGCTGAACGCCGTGGTATTTTAAAACCAGGCAGTATTATTGTGGAGACCACATCGGGCAACACCGGTTTCAGCATTGCAATGGTAAGTATTATTAAAGGATACGAATGTATTTTGGCGGTATCGTCTAAATCGTCAAAAGATAAAATTGATATGTTGCAGGCAATGGGTGCCAAAGTATATGTGTGCCCAGCAAATGTTTCTGCAGACGACCCAAGATCGTATTACAGCGTAGCAAAACGCATTCATGAAGAAACGGCAGGTTCGGTTTATATCAATCAATATTTTAACGAACTGAATATCGATGCACATTACAAAACCACCGGTCCTGAAATTTGGAAACAAACCGCAGGAAAAATCACTCATTTGGTGGCTTGTTCGGGTACAGGGGGAACTATCTCGGGAACTGCACGCTTTTTAAAGGAACAAAACCCCAATATTCGCGTTTTGGGCGTGGATGCTTACGGTTCGGTTTTAAAGAAATTCCACGAAACGCATGAATTCGATCCTAAAGAAATTTATCCGTATCGAGTGGAAGGAATGGGAAAAAATTTGATTCCTACAGCAACCGATTTTTCTGTAATTGATCAATTTATGAAAGTTACCGATGAAGATGCCGCACACACAGCTCGCGAAATATCTAAAACCGAAGGTATTTTTGTTGGATACACATCGGGCGCAGCTTTTCAGGCTGTTCGTCAATTTGCTGAAACAGGTGAATTTAACGAAAATAGTAATGTGGTGGTTATTTTTCCTGACCATGGATCGCGTTATATGAGTAAAATCTACAGTGATGACTGGATGCGCGAACAAGGTTTTTTTGACAATCAAAAAGTGGAAGAAAGCCAAATTGAATACGTTAAGTAA
- a CDS encoding ABC transporter ATP-binding protein codes for MSLKISGLTKTYKNGVKALDNVNLEIGKGMFGLLGPNGAGKSSLMRTIASLQSPTSGSIMFNDINVLEDKNSLRKVLGYLPQEFGVYPNMSAETLLDYFAQLKGITNKAERKKIITEVLTLTNLYDVRHKSVSGYSGGMKQRFGIAQLLLNNPQLIIVDEPTAGLDPAERHRFLNVLREIGANHTVIFSTHIVDDVRELCNEIAILNGGKILFEGTPTSGEEMLKGKIWVRIINRAEYDEYNQKYNILSSNFNPDNTLNIRVYNDAQPNETFVEAEPILEDVYFVSLKNDI; via the coding sequence ATGAGTCTAAAAATTTCGGGGTTAACAAAAACCTACAAAAACGGCGTTAAAGCGTTAGATAATGTAAATTTAGAAATAGGCAAAGGAATGTTTGGCTTATTGGGACCAAACGGTGCTGGTAAATCATCGTTAATGCGCACCATTGCTAGTTTACAAAGCCCCACATCGGGTTCCATTATGTTTAACGACATCAATGTTTTGGAAGATAAAAACAGCTTGCGCAAAGTTTTAGGTTATTTACCACAGGAATTTGGTGTGTATCCAAACATGTCTGCAGAAACATTGTTAGATTATTTTGCCCAATTAAAAGGTATTACAAATAAAGCAGAACGTAAAAAAATCATTACCGAAGTACTTACTTTAACCAATTTATACGATGTGCGCCACAAAAGCGTAAGCGGCTATTCGGGTGGTATGAAACAGCGTTTTGGTATTGCGCAACTGCTTTTAAACAATCCGCAATTAATTATTGTTGATGAACCTACTGCTGGATTGGATCCTGCGGAACGTCACCGTTTCTTGAATGTTTTGCGCGAAATTGGTGCCAACCACACCGTGATTTTTTCAACACACATTGTGGATGATGTGCGCGAATTATGTAACGAAATTGCTATTTTAAACGGTGGTAAAATTTTGTTTGAAGGCACACCAACAAGCGGAGAGGAAATGCTGAAAGGTAAAATTTGGGTGCGTATTATCAATCGTGCAGAATATGATGAATACAACCAAAAATACAACATTCTTTCATCAAACTTTAATCCGGATAACACCCTGAACATTCGTGTGTACAACGACGCACAACCCAACGAAACGTTTGTAGAAGCAGAACCTATTTTAGAAGACGTTTATTTTGTTTCATTAAAAAATGATATCTAA
- a CDS encoding ABC transporter permease/M1 family aminopeptidase, giving the protein MLGTIFKFETKRWFKNWQFYLYFILFFALSFGLMAGASGYFDAFTVTTSSNTYVNSPIAINSIMGGVATFINFIIPVIIGSTVYRDYKFNTHTLLFAYPFNKFQYLMGKFLSGFLITFIITFSIGFGFLLATSLPFANPDLLGPVNLLAYFQSYLVFIVPNIFFMGALIFMLTTLTRNQYIGIIFVIILLIVPSIISSLTAKVDDKFVASLFEPFGNQALSYVAKYWTIDEQNTLLIPLDKVIIYNRLIWIGVGILALAVTYFSFSFSHAPITLGKKRKAERVIKNNFGSIIRINLPKVAYNYSFASNLKTAFRLSKFEFASIVKNWIFIILMIITVLFIAISSLNLGEMYGTNTYPVTWKIIEMIRGNIGFFLSILIYLFAGILLNNALSSRMNLLIDSTAVPNWSLLLSKFIALIGMVCVVFLVGILTGVLIQAYLGYYNFELGQYIANFFAFQLIDYVIIILLALFIQSFFRNYFVGFFVIFIVVKFLPMGLSKLGIEQSVFHFNSDPGYSYSDMNGFGIVRDYFYYKLYWLLFGFILYGLTLLFWRRGILSNAKERLQLFVKRFKMPIAVPLIFTTLAFVGLGYALYYQAVKLEPYYTSQEIEKQQVDFEKKYKKYEKYAQPRIVDVKVDIDIFPNERDYKAVVRYVMVNKSNKVIDSLFLNYGKNFQSIQFNKDYQLVKNDTVMDFDIYRLNQPLNPGDSLKVEMVVQNQPNTWLKDRSPIIENGTFINNSIFPSFGYNEGVEIQDNDVRKKYNLPPRERMAATDDMEARQNTYISNEADWITFETTVSTAGDQTAIAPGYLQKQWQKDGRNYFHYKMDQKMLNFYAFNSARYEVKKEKWNNLNLEIYYHKGHEYNLDRMMDALKKSLAYYSENFGEYQHKQARIIEFPKTMGTFAQAFANTMPFSEAIGFIANVDEDDPEGVDYPFSVVSHEMAHQWWAHQVIGANVKGATLLSESLSEYSSLKVLEKEYGKFQMRKFLKEALDSYLQGRTWEWKEENPLMYNENQQYIHYNKGSLVLYAMSDYLGEKRFNDILKEYVSKVKFQEAPYTNSIEFVNHLKANTPANLQYLITDMFETITLYDNKVNKVEVTPLKNGTYQVDISFIVSKYRTTPKGTQIYTDAKGNTLVGKDGDKEIKSYPLNDYIEVGVFGEKTLKGNHEYENELYNKKYLINKINNKVRIIVDKKPVEIGVDPYNKLIDRDSNDNRKNAN; this is encoded by the coding sequence ATGCTAGGAACTATTTTTAAATTCGAAACAAAACGCTGGTTTAAAAACTGGCAGTTTTACCTCTATTTTATACTCTTTTTTGCCCTATCGTTTGGGTTAATGGCTGGTGCTTCGGGATATTTTGATGCGTTTACAGTAACCACATCTTCCAACACCTACGTTAATTCACCTATTGCCATAAATAGTATTATGGGCGGAGTTGCTACTTTTATAAACTTTATCATCCCGGTGATAATTGGCTCCACCGTATATCGCGATTATAAATTCAACACCCACACGCTATTGTTTGCTTATCCTTTTAATAAGTTTCAATATTTAATGGGTAAATTTTTAAGTGGCTTTTTAATCACTTTTATCATCACCTTTTCTATTGGTTTTGGTTTTTTACTAGCCACTTCATTGCCTTTTGCAAACCCTGATTTGTTAGGGCCGGTTAATCTATTGGCATATTTTCAAAGCTATTTAGTGTTTATAGTGCCCAATATTTTCTTTATGGGAGCTCTAATTTTTATGTTAACCACATTAACTAGAAATCAATATATTGGGATTATTTTTGTCATTATTTTGTTGATTGTTCCAAGCATCATAAGCAGCTTAACAGCTAAAGTTGATGATAAATTTGTAGCTTCACTTTTTGAACCATTTGGAAACCAAGCGCTGAGCTATGTTGCAAAATACTGGACCATCGACGAGCAAAACACGCTTTTGATTCCTTTGGATAAAGTGATTATTTATAACCGTTTGATCTGGATTGGTGTTGGTATTTTGGCATTGGCGGTAACTTATTTCTCATTTAGCTTCTCGCATGCACCTATCACTTTGGGCAAGAAAAGAAAAGCAGAACGAGTTATAAAAAACAATTTTGGCAGTATTATTAGAATCAATCTTCCGAAAGTAGCTTACAATTATTCGTTTGCATCCAACCTAAAAACGGCTTTCCGCTTATCGAAATTTGAATTTGCAAGCATTGTTAAAAACTGGATTTTCATAATCTTAATGATCATCACTGTTCTTTTTATTGCCATATCCAGCCTGAATTTAGGTGAAATGTATGGCACCAACACCTATCCTGTTACTTGGAAAATAATTGAAATGATACGCGGCAACATTGGCTTTTTCCTATCCATTTTAATTTATCTTTTTGCAGGAATATTACTAAACAATGCTTTGTCTTCGCGAATGAATTTATTGATTGATTCCACAGCAGTTCCAAATTGGAGTTTGCTTTTATCAAAATTCATAGCTTTAATAGGAATGGTTTGTGTGGTGTTTTTAGTTGGAATTTTAACAGGCGTTTTAATTCAAGCTTATTTAGGGTACTACAACTTCGAACTAGGACAATACATTGCCAATTTCTTTGCTTTTCAATTGATTGACTATGTAATTATTATTCTATTAGCCCTTTTTATACAATCCTTTTTTAGAAATTATTTTGTAGGATTTTTCGTGATTTTTATAGTTGTAAAGTTTCTACCAATGGGATTAAGCAAGTTAGGGATTGAACAATCGGTATTCCATTTTAATTCAGATCCTGGTTACAGTTATTCAGACATGAATGGTTTTGGAATCGTACGCGATTATTTTTATTACAAACTGTATTGGTTGCTTTTTGGTTTTATTTTATACGGATTAACCTTGCTTTTTTGGCGTCGCGGAATATTGTCTAACGCAAAAGAACGCTTGCAATTATTTGTAAAACGCTTTAAAATGCCAATTGCAGTTCCGTTAATATTTACAACTTTAGCATTTGTTGGTTTGGGCTATGCTTTGTATTATCAGGCAGTAAAACTAGAACCTTATTATACTTCACAAGAGATTGAAAAACAACAGGTTGATTTTGAAAAGAAATATAAAAAATACGAAAAATATGCCCAACCCCGCATTGTTGATGTAAAGGTTGATATAGATATTTTTCCAAACGAACGCGATTATAAAGCAGTAGTTCGCTATGTAATGGTGAATAAATCAAACAAAGTGATTGATTCTTTATTTCTTAATTACGGTAAAAACTTTCAATCGATACAATTCAACAAAGATTATCAATTGGTGAAAAATGATACCGTGATGGACTTTGATATTTACCGATTGAATCAACCATTAAATCCGGGCGATTCCTTAAAAGTGGAAATGGTTGTACAAAATCAACCAAACACTTGGCTGAAAGACCGCTCGCCGATTATTGAAAACGGTACATTTATCAACAACAGTATTTTTCCTTCGTTTGGATACAATGAAGGTGTAGAAATTCAAGATAATGATGTGCGGAAAAAGTACAATTTGCCTCCGCGCGAACGCATGGCTGCTACCGATGATATGGAAGCACGCCAAAACACTTATATTTCAAACGAAGCCGATTGGATTACGTTTGAAACTACTGTGAGCACTGCAGGCGATCAAACGGCGATTGCTCCGGGATACCTTCAAAAACAATGGCAGAAAGACGGCAGAAACTATTTTCATTACAAAATGGATCAAAAAATGCTGAATTTCTATGCGTTTAATTCGGCAAGATATGAAGTTAAAAAAGAAAAATGGAACAATCTGAATCTGGAAATTTACTATCACAAAGGGCATGAATACAATTTAGACCGCATGATGGATGCCTTGAAAAAATCGTTGGCTTATTACAGCGAAAACTTTGGCGAATACCAGCACAAACAAGCGCGCATTATTGAATTTCCAAAAACCATGGGAACTTTTGCACAGGCGTTTGCTAACACCATGCCTTTTTCTGAAGCAATTGGATTTATTGCCAATGTGGATGAAGACGATCCCGAAGGAGTTGATTATCCGTTCTCGGTTGTGTCACACGAAATGGCACATCAATGGTGGGCGCATCAGGTGATTGGTGCCAATGTGAAAGGAGCCACTTTGCTTTCGGAATCTTTATCGGAATACAGTTCGTTAAAAGTTTTAGAAAAAGAATACGGAAAATTCCAAATGCGCAAATTTTTAAAAGAAGCATTAGATAGTTATTTACAAGGAAGAACTTGGGAATGGAAAGAAGAAAATCCGTTAATGTACAACGAAAACCAGCAATATATTCATTACAACAAAGGATCATTGGTATTGTATGCCATGAGCGATTATTTAGGAGAGAAACGTTTCAATGATATATTAAAGGAATATGTGTCCAAAGTGAAGTTTCAAGAAGCGCCCTATACCAATTCTATTGAATTTGTGAACCATTTGAAGGCGAACACACCTGCAAATTTACAGTATTTAATTACCGATATGTTTGAAACCATTACGCTGTATGACAATAAGGTGAATAAAGTAGAAGTAACGCCTTTAAAAAACGGCACCTATCAGGTTGATATTTCGTTTATTGTTTCAAAATATCGAACAACACCAAAAGGTACACAAATTTATACCGATGCTAAAGGAAATACTTTAGTAGGAAAAGACGGCGATAAAGAAATTAAATCGTATCCTTTAAATGATTATATCGAAGTGGGTGTTTTTGGAGAGAAAACCTTGAAAGGAAACCACGAATATGAAAATGAGCTTTACAACAAAAAGTACTTAATCAATAAAATAAACAACAAAGTACGCATCATTGTTGATAAAAAGCCAGTTGAAATAGGCGTTGATCCTTACAACAAGTTAATTGATCGCGATTCCAATGACAACCGCAAAAACGCAAATTAA